Genomic segment of Agrobacterium larrymoorei:
TCGATCTCGACAGCGGCATTGAAGGGCAGGGACGCCATGCCGACGGCTGCGCGTGCATGCTTGCCAGCATCGCCAAGAACGTTCGCGATAAGGTTCGAAGCGCCGTTGATGACGAGGTGCTGCTCGGTGAATTCCGGGACGGAGGCGACAAAGCCGTTCAGCTTCAGCACGCGGCGAACCTTGGAGAGATCGCCGTTCAGCGCTGCCTTGACCTGTGCCAGAATGTTGACCGCGCAGAGTTCTGCGGCCTTCTGAGCCGTCGCAACATCCACATCGCGGCCGACATGGCCGGTAACCGCAATCTTGCCGGATTCCATGGGCAATTGACCGGAGATGTAGAGCAGATTGCCGCTGATGGTGAAGGGCACGTAGTTTGCAGCAGGCGCTGCGGCAGCGGGAAGAGTGTAACCGAGTTCCTTCAGGCGAGCTTCGATGGCTTCCGACATTTTTTCCGTTTCCGCTTTTGTTGTAAATCTTTCAAAAATCCGGCATTCAGTTCATGATGTCCAAAAGCCGGACGGTTGCTTGTACAGTATGAGCGATGAGTCCAACAGGAGATATTGTATGATCGTCAGGAACCTTGCTCTCGTTCTTGCCGCTGGCGTGGGTTTCACACCCTGCATCGCAAGTGCCGTGCCTGCCAGCGTTCCCAGCCTGATCTCGCATCGGGCCGTCTACGATCTCGAGTTGAAGGACGCCTCCGACCGCTCCGGCATCGAAGGTATGACGGGACGTATGGTGTATGAGTTCACCGGCTCTTCGTGCAAGGGTTACAAGACGGATTTCCGCTTCGTAACGCAGATCAATACCGGCGACGCGGTGCGGCTGACTGACCAGCAGACGACGACCTTCGAGGATGCGGCGTCGAAGAAATTCACCTTCGAAACCAAGTCCTTTACCGATGACAAGCTGGACAAGGAAGTAACGGGTTCTGCGGCTGACAATGACGGCAACATGACCGTGGATCTGACCAAGCCGGATGCGCGAAAGATCGATCTCGGCGCCGGTGAGTTTCCGACCGAGCATATGTATCAGGTCATCGAAAATGCCAAACTCGGCAAGCGCATCTTCGAATCGCGTGTTTTCGATGGATCCGATGATGGTGACCAGAGCCTGATCACCTCCACGCTGGTCGGCAAGCAGCAGACGCCGAAGGACGGCGATACGGACGCCGATGCGGGCATGGCGGGCGATTTCGCCAAAGCGCCGTTCTGGCCGGTGACGATTGCCTATTACAACGACAAGACGGGAACGGATTCTCTGCCGATCTACCGCATGTCGTTCAAGCTCTATGAAAATGGAATCACGCGCGATCTGACCATGGATTACGGGGATTTCGTGCTGACGGGTAAACTCGCGAAGCTCGATGTTTTGAAGCCCGAGACTTGCGAAGCGGCGCCCATGCGCTGAAAAGCAGCGGCATTGCGCGTTTTTTAATGTCGCATGCTTGCAATTTGGGTGAGGGCGCTGTATGCGGCTCACCATTCCACACGCGAAGCTTGGGGTGTTCCGGGAGAAATCCGGTCCATTCCGCCCGGTGGTGCCGCTTCAAAACGG
This window contains:
- a CDS encoding cell envelope integrity EipB family protein, translating into MIVRNLALVLAAGVGFTPCIASAVPASVPSLISHRAVYDLELKDASDRSGIEGMTGRMVYEFTGSSCKGYKTDFRFVTQINTGDAVRLTDQQTTTFEDAASKKFTFETKSFTDDKLDKEVTGSAADNDGNMTVDLTKPDARKIDLGAGEFPTEHMYQVIENAKLGKRIFESRVFDGSDDGDQSLITSTLVGKQQTPKDGDTDADAGMAGDFAKAPFWPVTIAYYNDKTGTDSLPIYRMSFKLYENGITRDLTMDYGDFVLTGKLAKLDVLKPETCEAAPMR
- a CDS encoding RidA family protein, with protein sequence MSEAIEARLKELGYTLPAAAAPAANYVPFTISGNLLYISGQLPMESGKIAVTGHVGRDVDVATAQKAAELCAVNILAQVKAALNGDLSKVRRVLKLNGFVASVPEFTEQHLVINGASNLIANVLGDAGKHARAAVGMASLPFNAAVEIDAIVEIDA